The sequence below is a genomic window from Acidobacteriota bacterium.
GGCGGGAACATTATTCAGCATCTGCTGCGCCTGCAAGCCCGCCGCAGTAATGATCAGCAGGGACAGAGCCGTTCCCAGTAATCCGGTAATTCGTTTCATTGCGTTCATGTCCTCCAAAGTTCGATCGTTAAATTCGTTGACGCGCTGGTTCGCCCGCTGCCGCGCGCAACTCCAGAAAATACTCAAAATGTTCCCCGCTGAGTTGGGCAGCCCGCCCCAATAGCCATTGATGATAGCTATCTAACAGATGACCTATTCTATCCAGCCCCTGTGAATTGTCAATCGTGATTCACAATCACCCGCCCGCCCGGCGAAACTACTGGGGACCAAGTGCCTTGGCGGCCTCGTTGAGGGCCTCGATAATCTGCTCATTAGTGGGCCGGACGCGGGCATCCACATCCGTGAATTTCCAGGCCACGCGACCGAGCGAGTCGATCACGAATGTCGCCGGGTGCGGAACAATGTAGCCTTCCGGGTTGGACTCGTTCTTGAACAGCTCGGGATTCAACTGCCCGTAGCGCGCGATCACGCGATGATCGGGATCGGCAAGCAGCGTGAAGTTCGGCGGCCCGCCCTGCTCCTTCGCCTGACGCGCCACCATCTTGGCCGCGCCCTCCACATCATCGGGACTCAGCGCCAATATAACCGTGGACTGATTCAACTCGCTATTCCCATCAAACAAATTTTTCAGCTGGCCCAGCTGCGTGGTGCATGCGCCTCACCAATGGCCGCGATACATCACCAGCACCACATTCTTACCGCGGTACGCTGAAAGCTGGTGAACCTTGCCATTCTCATCCTGCAGATGGAAATCGGGAGCCGTATCGCCCGCCACCACGCGCCTCAAGTCAAAGGGCGACAAGAAGTAGCTATCCGCCGGACCCTCGACCGGCCCCAGCGCGGCCTGTGCCGTCGCCTTTTCGGCAGCGAGCAGCGGCGCCAGCATTAGTGCCAGCAGCAATCTTCGCAGAAACATGGATTCCCCTCCTCAAGCAGGATGCGTTAATCAGGCACAAGCAAAGCACTCGCAGTCATTATAGGCAGCGCTAGAATGAATGCAACCCATAAATCACGCGATGCGAGTCACTCACGATTTCCAACTTTCCACTGCGCATCTGCCATCCGCGCGCCCAAGGCGTGGTATTCTTATTATTAACGGCAGCATGGCAGACCCCTTCGACTGATGACGCCGCTCCGAACCGATTCCAAAGGATAGCAAAATATTATGGCAACAACACCCTCGACTGCTCCCGCAGCCGAAATCCACCCGGCCCGCAACGAGACGATTCGCAACATCGCCATCATCGCGCACGTCGATCACGGCAAGACCACGCTGGTCGACGCCATGCTCCGGCAGAGCGGCATCTTCCGCGCCAATGAGGAACTGCAAGACCGCGTGATGGACTCGAACGACCTCGAACGCGAACGCGGCATCACCATTCTGGCCAAGACCACCGGCATCCGCTATCACGGAACCAAAATCAACATTGTCGACACGCCCGGCCACAGCGACTTCGGCGGCGAAGTCGAGCGCGCCCTGAAGATGGTGGACGGCGTCATGCTCCTGGTTGACGCCAGCGAAGGCCCTCTGCCGCAGACGCGCTACGTGCTGACCAAGGCGCTCGAGGCCAAGCTCCCGCAGATCGTGGTCATCAACAAGATCGACCGCCCCGACGCCCGCATCCCGGAAGTGCTGAACGAACTCTACGATCTTTTCATTGATCTGGACGCCACCGAGGAGCAGCTCGATTTCCCCATCATCTACTCCAACGCCAAGGCCGGCGTGGCCCACGACAAACTGGACGATGGCTCGGAGAATCTGCAACCGCTGTTCGAGGCCATCGTGAAGAACATCCCGGTGCCCAAGGGCGTCCCGGAAAATATTCTGCAAATCCTGGTCGCCAATCTCGATTACAGCGACTACCTGGGCCGTCTGGCCATTGGCCGCGTCTTCGACGGCACGCTGCGCCTCGGCGACACCGTGGGCATCGTGAAGCTCGATGGGTCGCTGCAAAAAAACAAGATCACCAAACTATATTCCTTTGAAGGGCTAAACCGCGTTGAAGAGACCATGATGGGCCCCGGCGACATTCTGGCCGTAGCCGGAATTGAAGGCATCACCATCGGCGAGACCATCACTCATGCCGATACGCCGAAGCCGCTGCCGCTGATCACCATTGATGAACCGACCATCGCCATGACCTTCACCGTGAACACTTCGCCCTTCTCGGGACGCGAAGGTCAGTTTGTAACATCGCGCCACCTGCGCGACCGCCTCGACAAGGAACTGCTCACCAACGTCTCCATCAAAGTCGAGGAGGCCGGCGGCCCCGAGTCTTACAAAGTGAAGGGACGCGGCGAGCTGCAACTGGCCATCCTGATCGAGATGATGCGCCGCGAAGGATTCGAGCTGGCCGTGGGTAAGCCGGAGATTCTCACCAAGACCATCGGCGGAAAACTGCACGAGCCGCAGGAGATTCTGGAGATCGACTGCCCCGAAGCCTACCTCGGCGTGGTGATGGAGAAGATGGGCGTGCGCAAAGGCAAGATGGAGAAGATGATCAACCACGGCTCCGGCCGCGTGCGCCTCGACTTCCTGATCCCCTCGCGCGGACTGTTCGGCTTCCGCAATGAGATTCTCACCGACACGCGCGGCACGGCCATCCTGAACTCACTGTTCAACGGCTATATCGAATGGCAGGGCGACATCCCGACGCGCCCCACCGGCTCGATGATCGCCGACCGCGCCGGCAGGACCACCAGCTACGCCATCTACAATCTGCAGGAGCGCGGCGAAATTTTCGTCACGCCGGGCCTGGAGGTTTATCAAGGCCAGCTCGTCGGCGAGAACGCCCGCGACAAGGACATGGACGTCAACATCATCAAGGAAAAGAAACTCACCAACATGCGCGCCTCGACATCCGACGAAGCCATCCGCCTGGTCCCGCCGAAGATCATGAACCTGGAGCGCGCCATCGAGTTCATCCGCGAAGACGAGCTGGTCGAGGTGACTCCAAAGTCCATCCGCCTGCGCAAGAAAATCCTGCAAGCCAACCAGCGCTAGGGCATTTTGATTTTGCGCGGGTAGCCACGTCAAGCGCATTTCTTGGCGCGGGTTTTCCCTTCGGGGCTTGCAACACAGCGATACCCTACCGCAGGACATTCCGCTCAACCCGCCCAAAACCCCGCGCTTGCGGCTGGCAAGCCGGATATGCCAAACCGGAAGCGGCGTGGCGTATCATTCTGCTATACGTCGCAGAACCCTGCGAAATTTGGAACGTCGCCACGCGCCCGAAGGACCGCAACGGTTTTGGCCTGTCGGTTTCCCAGGCTGATAGCGAAGCACGACTGATCGAAAGTAAACTTACCCTGCTGCCCGACAACGAGCAGGTACATCGCGCACGGCGGCGCCTGGTGGTATCCTATGGCGTAATGGGCGTACAGGTACACGATGCCCGCCTGGTCTCCGCCATGCATGTCCACGGCGTCACTCACCTGCTTACGCTCAACGAAACAGGATTTTACCCGCTATCCCGACATTACCGTCGTACATCCACAAAAAGTGGCGCAGCCGTAATGCGAAAATCACACGGCCAAGACTGAATTGCGGAATGGTGTATCCGAGCCGCGGAACTCGGCGAGCAACTCGCCGCGGTCTACTCCATCGTCAAGCAGCTCATCAATAGCGGTGCAATAGGTCGCCGGGAAAACAAAAAACGCATCGGCGGCGCGATGGCTGACGAAGTAGAAACTAAGTAAAAGATTTCCCGCAGTAAAATTATGATGGGAACCGTCCCGCTTGTCCCCGTGTTTTGTGTTTGAACTTCTCCCTGATCCTCCGTTCTCCGCATGCTGCCTCTGTGGTATATTAAGCGCCAGTTAGGGCCGTAGTATCCGGTTGTATCTTGAGCCCTTCCAATACTTGTGCCGCTCGGCACCGGTGCCAAGTGTTGATGGCTCGTAAGGCGCGAACCATATACAGTACAAGGAGTGAATCATGGTGGGCTTACCAGATAGACCCATACTGGAAACACCAATCGCTGTGGTCGACTTGGAAACAACTGGTCTAAGCACCGCCGGAGACCGGATTATCGAAATCGCTATCGTCCGTGTTGAGCCTAACAAAGAACCTGAGCTCGTTCTAAATACCCTCGTCAATCCCAACCGACAAGTTGCGGCAACGGAAATCCATGGAATTACCGATGCAGATGTAGTCGATGCACCAAGTTTCCGAGATATAGCTGGCAATTTCCTAGCAGCAATCGGCGGTTGCGTGTTCGCATCATACAATGTCTACTTCGACGCAAAGTTCGCACAGAGTGAACTTGCTGCGGCTGGAGTGAACCGATTCCCCCCCCTTACCTTTGTCTAATGTATTTGAGACCCATGCTTGGTTTAGGATCGAAGTGTTCATTGACAGATGCCTGCGTTAATCACGGGTTGGAGTATCGGGTTGCCCACCGGGCTGCTGATGATGCGCTTGCGAGTGCCAAGCTTTGGCCGATATATAAAAAAAGCCTTGAGAGCTTGGGGATTACCACCTTCAGTCAACTGGCAGCCCGCAAGCCATATAAGTTTACAGCTAGTTTCAATGAGAAGTTTCTCGATGCTTCCTTTATGGGAGCGTATTCCGCTATCGACTCGTTTGAAACCTCGGGGCACATCGATTGCGCCCAGCACAACTGCATCTGCGCTCAGTTCCAGGCAGGAATTGATACAGGAGTATTGGGATACACTCACGGTTGTGTTATCCGATCTTGAAATGACCAACGACGAAGTTCAGCATCTCAAGACCAAGAGGCACTCTCTGCAGCTCACGAATGAAGAACTGATGTGGCTCCATGCTAGAGCTTATGCTGGAATTCTTACGAACGCCTGCGTAGACAAACGCGTGACGACTGCTGAGGCGCATATGCTGCATCGTCTTTCAGGCGCGTTTCGAGAGATTGGGTGGGCTCCTGGAGACTCTCTCGAACCCGCAACCGGGTGGCGTGGGATCATGCACCGCTTGGGCAATAGTGGTTAAGCACGCGATGAATTCATCAGAGCATTCTCAAAAGACAGCGGAGTCATAAATGAATCAACCTCCATATAAAATTGTCTCCATCGCTCAAGGTACTTCTGAATGGCATGCGTGGAGGAGCCAAGGTATTGGTGCTTCAGATGCTCCTACCATTATGCGCGAGAACCCGTGGAAAACTCGCCAACAGCTTCTGACTGAAAAATTGAATGATCATCGTCAAAGCCCGAATGCTGCCATGGCGCGAGGCACTGCATTGGAACCAGAAGCCAGGAAATTCTATGAACGCAAAACAGGCAGAAAAGTTCGTCCCGCATGTCTCCAGAACACTGACCTTGATTGGCTGCGGGCAAGTGTCGATGGGCTTAGTAACGATGAACAATCAATCGTAGAAATTAAGTGTGGCATTCGCGTATATGAGGAAACAGCCCTAAGCCGCCAGGTACCCGAACACTACTATGGACAACTGCAGCACATTCTTGCCGTGACTGGACTTTCCACAATTGATTTTTGGTGTTACCTACCAGGACGACCGGATGTTCACATTGTCATCGAACGCGACAAGAAATATATTGAGTTATTGCTCCTCGAAGAACTTTCCTTCTGGCAAGAATTCCTTCGACAGAAACGGCAAACGGGAAACTGTTGAAAGGCGGGATGTATTTCTCGGATTGGACAGCAATCTGGTTCTGGCGCTGTGTATGCCTGGCGCGGATTGCTCGCGTGATCGCCGTTGACGGACCGCATCATGTGGCGCGGCGGGTTGCCTGGTGGGGCAGGCATTCCTGCCTGCCGTCTTTGATTGATTGAAGGGGGACAGGCCGGAGGCTTGTCCCTACCTAGGATATTTCCGCTACCACGCGGAGCACCGGAGGGGCGACACATGAATAGCCCCGGGTGTGAACCTACGGTTACGGTCTGTTTGGTTTGTCATTCCGAGCGCAGCGAGGAATCTGTTTTGCGTCCAACCTTGCCAACCTAAAAAGCAGATTCCTCGCTGCGCTCGGAATGACAAACAATGGGAATTGTGGATCGCACGGATGCGGCGCGGGCCAAAAAAGATTCGGCGATACGCGGAAATTATCTAGAAAATTTTGGCGCGCTGGAATCTTTGGATAATTCCGCTAATTTGTCGCGGTGCGACGCGGAATTTTGGTACTAAAGGCCACCGCATATTTGGTCAGAGTGGTCAAAACCGTAAACGTGTGTACTTTGGGCAGAGCCGACGATTCCGCAAACTTGTCCGGCTAAAAAGGAGTTCGGAATTGGGTCTTGCGGGCCTATCGCGTCCGCGAAAAATCCCACGGCGCGAACCGCGCTCACCGTGGCTACCCGGATGCGAGGACCCTAGATGCCGCGACCTGAGATGCTCAACTTCGGGCGCGGGCGCCGTCTTGCGAGAGGGGACGCGACAAGGGACTCAGCAGGGGGCGCATGATGCTGAGGATCAGACGCTCCAGCAGCGCGCGCTCGTCGGGCGGACTGGAGCGCAGCGCGATGTCGGTGCGATAGGCCAAGCGCATGGCCCGCGCCAGATGCTTGGCGGAGAAGCCGCGCGCCTGGCGCAGCAGCTCGCCCATCTGATCCGGCGGCGCGGGAACCTTGCCCGTCCACAACACGCGCGAGGCCTGGCGCGGGTCGCGCACTTGGGCCTCCTTCAACAGCATCAACTGACGCAGATAGCGCACCACCTCTGCGGCCACCAGCGGCGCGTACTCGGACTGCTGATGCAGTTCGGCAATCGTCTCAACAGCGCGGCGCGCGCTCGCTGATCCCACGGCGGCGGCCAGCGATCCGCCCGTGGGACCCGCGCCCGAGCCCAGCATCAGCGCGACATCGGCTTCACTGATCTCGGGCTGGCCATCGGCGTAAAGCGCCAGCGACTCGACCGCCGCGGCCATTCGGCCCATGTTGCGCTCGAGCAGCGTGACGATTCGCTCGGCGACCTGCGCGTTGATCTTGACGCCGCGCTCGGTGGCCTGCTCGATGACGAAGCGCACTGCGTCATCCACGTCGGGCGCGACCAGCAACACAGCATCGCAGAGCCCGTCCCAGGTCTCGATGCGCGACTTGGCCTTTTCCTTCTCGCGCCAGTCGCCGCTATCGGGATCGACATCGAGCATCTCGAAGACCAGCACGGCATCTGGGTTGGGACTCTTGAAATATTCGCCGAGCAACTCCTTGGCCTTGGCCCCGCCCGGCGCGCCGACATTGCGCACCAGAAGCAACTGACGCGGCGCCCACAAGCTGCGTGATTGCGCCTGCCCGATGACTGCATCGAGCGAAGTCTGCTTCAGGTCCAGCTCGATTAATCCATTGCCATCCGCGGCCAGCCCCATCGCTTCGCGCAACGCAGCCCATATCCGGTCGCGCCAATAAACCTGTCGCCCGATCAGCGCGTAGCCGGGAGAGAGTTTCCCTTTGCGGATATTTTCGAGAACCCGTGATGCGGGAATCATGGAATTATTCCACGCCTTCCATAATCATGGTTACCAAGCTGGAGGCCATGCGGCGACTGAGGCGATACATGGCCGGCTGATTCTCGCCGAAGTACACGGCGGGGTCCTGGCTGACTTCGTAAGGCTCGCGAAAAATCCAGTCGCTGGTTTCGAACAGCGTCGCACCCGACCGGGCATCGGTCAGCGCAAGACGCATGCCGACGGTAAGCAGCACTTCGGTGGTGCGTCCGCTGCGCGGATCGAACGCCACGGGCGAAGTGTAGAATGCGGTCACCGCACCGCGCAGCACGGCGTCGCTACCCGCCGCCTCCGATTGTACGCGATAGGGCGAGCGCGTCAGAAAAGCCTGATGCACGGCGGAGGTCAGGCTCTGCTCAATGCGGAACCCGAGTGTTTCGTTCTCCAAAGGAAGGATAGCCAGCGACTGGACGTTGGCGGGAAGCCCGCGCGGAACGCCGTTCGAGACGCGGTATCCGCAGCCGGTGAAGACCGCGACGATCGTCACGAGAAAAATAGCGCAGAAGCGGGGAAACATACGGCGATCAGGCATTGTGCTCACGCGGAGAATGCTCAGGTTGCGGCAGATCGGACGTTGACGAATCCGCGATACCCAGCTTGCGCCGCCGCGCTTGAAGCAGTCTAGCAATAATCCCGCTTAACCAATAAGACGAAGCGATGAGCAGCAGCACTACATGCGAGTAGAACCAGATCATCCCGAACAATGTGCCAATTAGAATGACCATGACGAAGCCGCGACGGCGACGGAAATCGAGCCCCTTGAAGCTGTGATACCGCCATGTGGAGACCATCAGAGCGGAGGTGGCGCTCAGCAGCACCAGCCAGAACGGCACCCACATCGGAGTGCTCATCGGTATGCCGGAGTTGAAGTGGACGATGGCAGCCACGATGCCAGCCGACGCGGGCGTGGGCATGCCAATAAACTTACTGTGCTCCGGCTTTTCCGGACGCGCCGCCTGCTGAATGCTATGGGTATTGAACCGGGCCAGGCGCGCCGCGCTGCAAACGACAAACAGGAACGTAACCACCCACCCAGCCGATTCCAGCAACGGTGGCTCGGTGGCGCTGGTAACTCCGCCAACAGCGTGAATCCCCCAGGAGAAGGCGAGGAATGCCGGAGCGATGCCGAACGTAATGGTGTCGGCCAGCGAGTCCAACTCCTGACCAAAGGGGCTGGTGGTGCCCATCAGGCGGGCGATGCGCCCGTCGAGGCCGTCGAAAAGAACGGCGAAGCCGATGGCCTTGGCGGCATTGTCGAAATGGGCGGCGGCCAAGCCCAGATCATTCATCAAAAACAGGCCGGCCTTGGAGACCTCCGTCAGCGCGTAGTATCCGCAGAAGATGTTGGCCATGGTGAACAAGCTGGGAATAATGTATGCCCCACGGCGGATGGGCCGACGCCGCTGGGGATGGCCGCCAGCATCTGCGTGGGAACTTCGGTGAGAACTGCGCGACATAGCTCCCTCCAATGCGGACTCGGTGAATTCGTTCGCTGGCTGCCCGTTACATAACCGCTACACAACCGTTACACAACAGGTTGAGCAACTTGGATCGGCGCGACTAGGGCTCCGCGATCAAACTCGCCGCGGCCCGCACACGATCTCCGACCTTTATCAGGAGCTTATAGGATGCGGGCAATTCCAGGTCCACGCGGGAGCCAAACTTGATCAGCCCGATGCGCTCGCCGCGCGCCACCGTATCGCCGACTTTCTTGTACGGGACAATGCGGCGCGCCACCAGTCCGGCGATCTGCTTCATGACCACATGGCCCTGCGGCGCGGTGTCTGAGGCATCAATCGTAATGGCGTTCTGCTCGTTCTCCGTGGAAGCCTCCGGAACGCTGGCCACCAGAAACTTTCCGCGGCGGTAGACCTGCTCGGTGATGCGTCCGGCTACCGGTGCGCGGTTGACGTGAACGTCAAACACATTCAGGAAAATGCTGATCTTCCAGCGGCGGCCCGTCGGGCTGTCAAACTGCCGCACATCCACCACC
It includes:
- a CDS encoding redoxin domain-containing protein; its protein translation is MGQLKNLFDGNSELNQSTVILALSPDDVEGAAKMVARQAKEQGGPPNFTLLADPDHRVIARYGQLNPELFKNESNPEGYIVPHPATFVIDSLGRVAWKFTDVDARVRPTNEQIIEALNEAAKALGPQ
- a CDS encoding redoxin domain-containing protein is translated as MLAPLLAAEKATAQAALGPVEGPADSYFLSPFDLRRVVAGDTAPDFHLQDENGKVHQLSAYRGKNVVLVMYRGHW
- the typA gene encoding translational GTPase TypA, encoding MATTPSTAPAAEIHPARNETIRNIAIIAHVDHGKTTLVDAMLRQSGIFRANEELQDRVMDSNDLERERGITILAKTTGIRYHGTKINIVDTPGHSDFGGEVERALKMVDGVMLLVDASEGPLPQTRYVLTKALEAKLPQIVVINKIDRPDARIPEVLNELYDLFIDLDATEEQLDFPIIYSNAKAGVAHDKLDDGSENLQPLFEAIVKNIPVPKGVPENILQILVANLDYSDYLGRLAIGRVFDGTLRLGDTVGIVKLDGSLQKNKITKLYSFEGLNRVEETMMGPGDILAVAGIEGITIGETITHADTPKPLPLITIDEPTIAMTFTVNTSPFSGREGQFVTSRHLRDRLDKELLTNVSIKVEEAGGPESYKVKGRGELQLAILIEMMRREGFELAVGKPEILTKTIGGKLHEPQEILEIDCPEAYLGVVMEKMGVRKGKMEKMINHGSGRVRLDFLIPSRGLFGFRNEILTDTRGTAILNSLFNGYIEWQGDIPTRPTGSMIADRAGRTTSYAIYNLQERGEIFVTPGLEVYQGQLVGENARDKDMDVNIIKEKKLTNMRASTSDEAIRLVPPKIMNLERAIEFIREDELVEVTPKSIRLRKKILQANQR
- a CDS encoding 3'-5' exonuclease, giving the protein MVGLPDRPILETPIAVVDLETTGLSTAGDRIIEIAIVRVEPNKEPELVLNTLVNPNRQVAATEIHGITDADVVDAPSFRDIAGNFLAAIGGCVFASYNVYFDAKFAQSELAAAGVNRFPPLTFV
- the holA gene encoding DNA polymerase III subunit delta translates to MIPASRVLENIRKGKLSPGYALIGRQVYWRDRIWAALREAMGLAADGNGLIELDLKQTSLDAVIGQAQSRSLWAPRQLLLVRNVGAPGGAKAKELLGEYFKSPNPDAVLVFEMLDVDPDSGDWREKEKAKSRIETWDGLCDAVLLVAPDVDDAVRFVIEQATERGVKINAQVAERIVTLLERNMGRMAAAVESLALYADGQPEISEADVALMLGSGAGPTGGSLAAAVGSASARRAVETIAELHQQSEYAPLVAAEVVRYLRQLMLLKEAQVRDPRQASRVLWTGKVPAPPDQMGELLRQARGFSAKHLARAMRLAYRTDIALRSSPPDERALLERLILSIMRPLLSPLSRPLSQDGARARS
- a CDS encoding phosphatidylcholine/phosphatidylserine synthase, giving the protein MSRSSHRSSHADAGGHPQRRRPIRRGAYIIPSLFTMANIFCGYYALTEVSKAGLFLMNDLGLAAAHFDNAAKAIGFAVLFDGLDGRIARLMGTTSPFGQELDSLADTITFGIAPAFLAFSWGIHAVGGVTSATEPPLLESAGWVVTFLFVVCSAARLARFNTHSIQQAARPEKPEHSKFIGMPTPASAGIVAAIVHFNSGIPMSTPMWVPFWLVLLSATSALMVSTWRYHSFKGLDFRRRRGFVMVILIGTLFGMIWFYSHVVLLLIASSYWLSGIIARLLQARRRKLGIADSSTSDLPQPEHSPREHNA
- a CDS encoding phosphatidylserine decarboxylase, with the translated sequence MVRDGIYYAIALLGLSGFAVYWGGWMWGVPEWLLTAFVLNFFRDPERPIPPGNGVVSPADGKVVDVRQFDSPTGRRWKISIFLNVFDVHVNRAPVAGRITEQVYRRGKFLVASVPEASTENEQNAITIDASDTAPQGHVVMKQIAGLVARRIVPYKKVGDTVARGERIGLIKFGSRVDLELPASYKLLIKVGDRVRAAASLIAEP